The following coding sequences are from one Saccharomyces cerevisiae S288C chromosome X, complete sequence window:
- the GEA1 gene encoding Arf family guanine nucleotide exchange factor GEA1 (Guanine nucleotide exchange factor for ADP ribosylation factors (ARFs); involved in vesicular transport between the Golgi and ER, Golgi organization, and actin cytoskeleton organization; GEA1 has a paralog, GEA2, that arose from the whole genome duplication) — MHDVPMETVLAVNPATMIVKECINLCSAMNKQSRDKSQTSVAALLGGGSDIFLSQSDSFVDSFHNLPTSSYHDPLISGLVQLRLKINDLKGLDSLNALELLKPFLEIVSASSVSGYTTSLALDSLQKVFTLKIINKTFNDIQIAVRETVVALTHCRFEASKQISDDSVLLKVVTLLRDIITSSFGDYLSDTIIYDVLQTTLSLACNTQRSEVLRKTAEVTIAGITVKLFTKLKLLDPPTKTEKYINDESYTDNNLKDDIIGTTTSDNDLSSTDDDSAVADDNKNEKPVQQVIREQENDEETAEKAENVEPNYGITVIKDYLGLLLSLVMPENRMKHTTSAMKLSLQLINAAIEISGDKFPLYPRLFSLISDPIFKSVLFIIQSSTQYSLLQATLQLFTSLVVILGDYLPMQIELTLRRIFEILEDTTISGDVSKQKPPAIRELIIEQLSILWIHSPAFFLQLFVNFDCNLDRSDLSIDFIKELTKFSLPAAAVNTSNNIPPICLEGVLSLIENIYNDLQRFDRAEFVKNQKEIDILKQRDRKTEFILCVETFNEKAKKGIQMLIEKGFIDSDSNRDIASFLFLNNGRLNKKTIGLLLCDPKKTSLLKEFIDLFDFKGLRVDEAIRILLTKFRLPGESQQIERIVEAFSSKYSADQSNDKVELEDKKAGKNGSESMTEDDIIHVQPDADSVFVLSYSIIMLNTDSHNPQVKDHMTFDDYSNNLRGCYNGKDFPRWYLHKIYTSIKVKEIVMPEEHHGNERWFEDAWNNLISSTSVMTEMQRDFTNPISKLAQIDILQYEKAIFSNVRDIILKTLFKIFTVASSDQISLRILDAISKCTFINYYFSFDQSYNDTVLHLGEMTTLAQSSAKAVELDVDSIPLVEIFVEDTGSKISVSNQSIRLGQNFKAQLCTVLYFQIIKEISDPSIVSTRLWNQIVQLILKLFENLLMEPNLPFFTNFHSLLKLPELPLPDPDISIRKAKMSRSLLSTFASYLKGDEEPSEEDIDFSIKAFECVKASHPLSSVFENNQLVSPKMIETLLSSLVIEKTSENSPYFEQELLFLLEISIILISEASYGQEFGALIADHMINISNLDGLSKEAIARLASYKMFLVSRFDNPRDILSDLIEHDFLVKNEIFNTKYYESEWGKQVINDLFTHLNDVKYNERALKNVKFWNFLRILISAKDRQFAVYTFLEKYIQNGDIFVDDGNFMNILSLLDEMSCAGAVGTKWEQNYENSVEDGCEAPESNPYRSIIDLSSRSINITADLLSTVGRSNSALNKNEIIAAIQGLAHQCLNPCDELGMQALQALENILLSRASQLRTEKVAVDNLLETGLLPIFELDEIQDVKMKRITSILSVLSKIFLGQLVEGVTSNETFLRVLNVFNKYVDDPTVERQLQELIISKREIEKE, encoded by the coding sequence ATGCACGACGTGCCAATGGAAACTGTTTTGGCCGTGAACCCAGCTACGATGATTGTCAAAGAGTGCATCAATCTTTGTTCTGCCATGAACAAGCAGTCCAGAGATAAATCACAAACAAGTGTGGCCGCGTTGCTGGGCGGAGGTAGTGATATATTCTTGAGTCAAAGTGATTCGTTTGTTGACAGCTTCCACAATTTGCCTACTTCTAGCTATCATGATCCTCTGATATCTGGTTTAGTACAGCTGCGGCTAAAAATTAACGACTTGAAGGGTTTAGATTCATTAAACGCCTTGGAACTTTTGAAACCATTTTTAGAAATAGTCAGCGCTAGTTCAGTATCGGGTTATACTACTTCTCTGGCTCTGGACTCGTTGCAGAAAGTTTTTACACTAAAAATCATAAACAAAACATTTAATGATATTCAAATTGCCGTTAGGGAAACCGTTGTTGCGCTTACACATTGTAGATTTGAAGCTTCAAAGCAAATTTCGGACGACTCTGTTTTATTAAAAGTTGTAACATTACTACGCGATATTATAACCTCTTCCTTTGGAGACTATCTCTCCGATACTATAATCTACGATGTTTTACAAACGACACTTTCCTTGGCATGTAATACGCAGAGAAGCGAGGTTTTGAGGAAAACGGCTGAAGTTACAATTGCAGGGATAACCGTTAAACTATTTACAAAGTTGAAGTTACTAGATCCACCTacaaaaacagaaaaatatatcaatGATGAAAGTTACACCGACAATAATTTGAAGGATGACATTATAGGTACGACTACCTCTGATAACGATTTGAGTAGCACTGATGATGACAGTGCTGTTGCAGAcgataataaaaatgagaaGCCAGTCCAACAGGTCATAAGGGAACAGGAAAATGATGAGGAAACGGCTGAGAAAGCCGAAAATGTCGAGCCAAATTACGGAATAACAGTTATAAAGGATTATCTTGGATTATTGTTATCACTGGTTATGCCAGAGAATAGAATGAAGCACACAACTTCGGCCATGAAATTATCTCTACAGTTAATCAATGCAGCCATTGAAATATCCGGTGACAAATTTCCTCTATATCCCCGGTTATTCAGCTTAATTTCTGATCCAATATTTAAAAGTGTTTTATTCATTATACAAAGTTCTACCCAGTATTCTCTTTTGCAAGCAACTTTACAATTATTCACGAGTTTGGTTGTGATATTGGGTGATTATTTGCCTATGCAGATTGAACTGACTTTAAGGAGAATATTCGAAATTCTAGAGGATACCACAATCAGTGGTGACGTTAGTAAGCAAAAACCACCTGCAATCAGGGAATTAATTATTGAACAACTTTCAATACTGTGGATTCACTCTCCcgctttctttttgcaactttttgtaaatttcGATTGTAATTTGGATAGGTCGGATCTTTCGATTGACTTTATAAAAGAGCTAActaaattttctttaccaGCGGCGGCCGTTAATACCTCTAACAACATTCCTCCAATTTGCCTAGAAGGTGTACTTTCgcttattgaaaatatatacaatGATCTGCAGAGATTTGATAGGGCAGAATTCGTaaaaaatcagaaagaaattgatattttgaaacagAGAGACAGAAAGACTGAATTCATATTATGCGTTGAAACATTTAATGAAAAGGCAAAGAAAGGCATTCAAATgttaattgaaaaaggattCATTGATTCGGATTCTAATAGAGACATTgcttcatttttgtttctcaaTAACGGACGTTTAAATAAGAAAACCATCGGTCTATTACTTTGTGATCCgaaaaaaacttcattgttaaaagaatttataGATCTATTCGATTTTAAAGGGTTAAGGGTTGATGAAGCGATCAGAATTTTGCTGACGAAATTCAGATTACCAGGGGAATCTCAACAGATTGAAAGAATCGTTGAagcattttcatcaaaatattctgcTGATCAAAGCAATGATAAAGTGGAGTTAGAGGATAAAAAAGCAGGAAAAAATGGCTCAGAGTCAATGACAGAAGATGACATCATTCATGTACAGCCTGATGCAGACTCTGTGTTTGTGTTAAGTTATTCGATAATCATGTTAAATACCGATTCACATAACCCGCAGGTTAAAGACCATATGACTTTTGATGACTACTCTAACAATTTACGAGGATGCTACAATGGAAAAGATTTTCCTCGTTGGTATTTGCATAAAATTTACACGTCCATCAAAGTTAAGGAAATAGTAATGCCTGAAGAACATCATGGAAATGAAAGGTGGTTTGAAGATGCCTGGAATAACTTAATATCCTCAACATCTGTGATGACAGAGATGCAAAGAGATTTCACAAACCCTATTTCTAAGTTAGCGCAAATAGACATACTTCAGTATGAGAAAGCAATTTTCTCAAATGTTAGAGATATTATCCTGAAGactttattcaaaatattcacaGTTGCTTCCAGTGATCAAATATCATTACGTATCTTGGACGCCATTAGTAAGTGTACATTTATCAACtattacttttcttttgaccAGTCATATAATGATACTGTACTTCATCTGGGAGAAATGACAACATTGGCACAAAGTAGCGCAAAAGCGGTGGAGCTAGATGTTGACAGTATTCCTTTGGTCGAGATATTCGTCGAAGACACTGGGTCGAAGATATCCGTTAGTAACCAGAGTATAAGACTTGGACAAAACTTTAAGGCTCAGTTATGTACCGTATTGTACTTTCAAATCATTAAAGAAATAAGTGATCCTAGCATTGTTTCTACCAGACTATGGAACCAGATTGTGCAACtcattttgaaattattcGAGAATTTATTGATGGAACCTaatttaccattttttacAAACTTTCATTCACTCTTGAAACTTCCTGAACTACCATTGCCAGATCCAGATATATCGATCCGCAAGGCAAAGATGAGCAGAAGCCTTCTGTCTACTTTCGCCTCTTACTTGAAAGGCGATGAAGAACCTTCGGAAGAAGACATcgatttttccattaaagCATTTGAGTGCGTTAAGGCTAGCCATCCTCTCAGTTCAGTCTTTGAGAACAATCAACTCGTCAGTCCTAAGATGATTGAAACTCTTCTCTCTTCACTTGTGATTGAAAAAACGAGTGAAAATTCGCCCTATTTCGAACAAGAActtctctttttgttgGAAATATCCATTATATTAATATCAGAGGCTTCTTATGGACAAGAATTTGGAGCACTAATTGCTGATCATATGATTAATATTTCGAATTTAGATGGCCTTTCCAAGGAGGCTATTGCAAGACTTGCCTCGTATAAAATGTTTTTGGTTTCGAGATTTGATAATCCACGGGACATTTTAAGTGATTTAATAGAACACGactttttggtaaaaaatgaaatctTCAATACTAAATATTATGAAAGTGAATGGGGGAAGCAAGTAATAAATGATCTGTTTACACATCTCAATGACGTAAAATACAATGAGCGGGCTCTCaaaaatgtaaaattttggaattttttaAGGATATTAATATCAGCCAAAGACCGCCAATTTGCCGTCTACacatttttggaaaaatacATTCAAAATGGTGATATCTTTGTAGATGATGGGAACTTTATGAACATATTAAGTCTGCTTGATGAAATGTCATGTGCAGGTGCCGTTGGCACAAAATGGGAACAAAATTATGAAAATTCAGTCGAGGATGGGTGTGAAGCACCTGAATCCAATCCATACCGTTCTATTATTGATCTTTCTAGTCGTTCCATTAATATAACTGCAGACCTACTTTCGACTGTTGGGAGGAGTAATTCAGCACTCAACAAGAATGAGATTATAGCTGCTATTCAAGGTCTCGCCCATCAATGCCTCAATCCCTGTGACGAACTAGGTATGCAAGCATTGCAAGCATTAGAGAACATTCTGTTATCTCGAGCAAGTCAACTACGTACGGAAAAAGTTGCGGTGGATAACCTACTAGAGACAGGATTATTACCGATTTTTGAGTTGGATGAAATCCAAGATGTCAAGATGAAACGAATTACTAGCATTTTATCCGTTCTTTCTAAAATCTTCTTGGGTCAACTTGTGGAAGGCGTAACAAGTAACGAAACTTTTTTGAGAGTGCTTAACGTATTTAACAAGTATGTAGATGATCCTACGGTGGAAAGGCAGTTGCAAGAGTTGATTATTTCTAAGAGGGAAATCGAGAAGGAGTAG
- the CPR7 gene encoding peptidylprolyl isomerase CPR7 (Peptidyl-prolyl cis-trans isomerase (cyclophilin); catalyzes the cis-trans isomerization of peptide bonds N-terminal to proline residues; binds to Hsp82p and contributes to chaperone activity; plays a role in determining prion variants), translated as MIQDPLVYLDISIDKKPIGRIVCKLFREKAPKTTENFYKLCAGDVKSPLKDQQYLSYKGNGFHRVVKNFMIQAGDIVFGTQKDSSSSSVGKGGCSIYADKEEVKTDDESFCYGNFEDENLGEFVEPFTLGMANLGSPNTNNSQFFITTYAAPHLNGKHSIFGQVVHGKSVVRTIENCRVDSDGVPESDVRISDCGVWEKTMGVPLYNASNDQIGGDVYEEYPDDDTHFGDDDFGKALEAANIIKESGTLLFKKKDYSNAFFKYRKSLNYINEYMPEPDVDKERNIQFINLKMKIYLNLSLVLFNLERYDDAIMYATYLLEMDNVPNRDQAKAYYRRGNSYLKKKRLDEALQDYIFCKEKNPDDEVIEQRIEYVNRLIEENKEKTRKNISKFFS; from the coding sequence ATGATTCAAGATCCCCTTGTATATTTAGACATCTCCATTGATAAAAAACCAATTGGTCGTATTGTCTGCAAACTTTTTCGTGAGAAGGCTCCTAAAACAACAGAGAATTTTTATAAGTTATGCGCTGGTGATGTTAAGAGTCCTTTGAAGGATCAACAGTACCTGAGCTATAAGGGAAATGGTTTTCATAGAGTCGTTAAGAATTTTATGATCCAGGCAGGTGACATTGTCTTTGGGACACAAAAGGAttcctcttcatcgtcTGTTGGAAAAGGTGGATGTTCAATTTACGCTGATAAAGAGGAAGTGAAAACCGATGATGAATCTTTCTGTTACGGGAATTTTGAAGACGAAAACTTGGGAGAGTTTGTAGAACCCTTTACCTTAGGTATGGCCAATTTAGGTTCTCCAAATACGAACAATTCCCAGTTTTTCATAACTACATACGCCGCACCTCATTTGAACGGCAAGCATTCTATTTTTGGGCAGGTGGTTCATGGAAAATCAGTGGTTCGCACTATAGAAAACTGCAGGGTAGATTCTGATGGAGTCCCTGAATCAGACGTTAGAATCAGCGACTGTGGAGTGTGGGAAAAAACTATGGGTGTCCCGCTTTACAACGCTTCTAATGACCAAATTGGCGGTGACGTATACGAAGAATATCCAGACGATGATACACATTTCGGTGACGATGATTTTGGTAAGGCTCTTGAGGCTGCTAATATAATCAAAGAATCTGGGACGCTCTTatttaagaaaaaggatTACTCTAAtgcctttttcaaatacaGAAAATCTTTAAATTATATCAATGAATACATGCCTGAACCCGACGtagacaaagaaagaaacatcCAATTTATTAACctaaagatgaaaatttaCCTAAATTTATCTTTGGTGCTCTTTAATCTGGAAAGATACGATGATGCTATCATGTATGCTACGTATTTATTGGAGATGGATAACGTTCCTAACAGAGATCAAGCAAAGGCTTATTATAGAAGAGGTAACAGTtacttaaaaaaaaagagacTAGACGAAGCTTTACAagattatattttttgtaaagaGAAAAATCCCGATGACGAAGTTATAGAACAAAGAATAGAATATGTCAATAGGCTCATAGAAGAGAATAAGGAAAAgacaagaaagaatatatcAAAGTTTTTCTCCTAA
- the RAV1 gene encoding Rav1p (Subunit of RAVE complex (Rav1p, Rav2p, Skp1p); the RAVE complex promotes assembly of the V-ATPase holoenzyme; required for transport between the early and late endosome/PVC and for localization of TGN membrane proteins; potential Cdc28p substrate), which yields MSLNFLPGRPNATPQTACQATWQNHTIFAYCSGNNLIILTNKFTRLQTIYTQSDCTAVDINSQNGFIALSFHNRVLIYKPIHQIMQNPKWTQCCQLFHDDTPVNCLRWSSDNELAIGSDFLSFWKIKDNFGVYQPILQWNQKQPKPVYNVIISQDSQLIVSIGKYDCNAKLWKRVSIVGEQAIFNLTMLPHPKPITAMRWKKEPDQVSKNNTASHALYTLCEDKVLRIWSCFEMEKNHTVQIWGEVPLSPTQKFCVIIDNWIIRQTLSVKDSEIFDISDSDIVILGSMTGEMEVLALNNLSQDPPKPMTKKTISHKKVKKATMLNDTRYLYLPEIQPYDNVKGKLSFLVHDLQGVIRHLLIDILQLINNKTEDLSAALEHKFTGHNKSVQKLVRSSDGEALLTTSRFSENGVWYPQKLNHGVSLRLQNTIQTESPIKFAVVHELGKQVICLLENGALQAWECPTNRKEDSEQKQSYLRVETRLKEEKKIHPIVMLNTPEPKHSHERHFTALIFSDGSIKAFEVSLTRGIFEVKSDSLDIDGDDIYKISIIDPVHQTFVSNRPLISLITKKGLTRTYKAIVNYNDRHVQWIKACEINTGIMNCTCIRGSSTGKLCIVNSTGKVMSLWDLNRGVLEYEETFHNPIEDIDWTSTEYGQSIVSIGFTGYALLYTQLRYDYTNNTPSYLPIEKIDITAHTAHNIGDSVWMKNGTFVVASGNQFYIKDKSLDLTDPFTYQSIGSRKILSNDILHLSSVLNGPLPVYHPQFLIQAIYANKLQLVKELLLRLFLALRKLDFESQDVSNLDSNLGMDPLKYFIAKDRDYPVESFPDPYPCFNKTVSLALTEQLTKTTLPYLTRHQQITLITVIEAVDEVTKNENIVDYNGVRFLLGVKLFLSHKNIQKSILMRDVSWALHSDNKEILLSSIDRHITSWNRAREYRIAYWIKEQDLVKKFEDIAKYEFSKDDKRDPSRCAIFYLALKKKQILLSLWKMAIGHPEQQKMVRFISNDFTVPRWRTAALKNAFVLLSKHRYMDAAVFFLLTDSLKDCVNVLCKQVHDMDLAIGVCRVYEGDNGPVLGELLTAQMLPETIKENDRWKASFIYWKLRKQEVAIKALLTAPIDLENNSSIVDKEVCVNRSFLVEDPALLYLYNHLRNRNLKYFIGSLNVEAKIECTLILRVTDILCRMGCNYLAVSLVKNWKFIERNSIPVQKLLKSPTKDRAYSAIGAMASEPISTARMRPSLFDKFGSPSASDIESPNPKLPNSLLDDFLQPPPNSTSSNSLAQSSSSAPRSILDEFVSPSYSQHKENLTPKAPNDSVGETDNSENRKDKLSKDILDDLSSQKPQKPKKSAITKNLLDDFV from the coding sequence ATGTCATTGAACTTTCTTCCAGGACGCCCCAATGCTACCCCTCAGACAGCTTGTCAAGCAACATGGCAAAATCATACCATCTTTGCATATTGTTCAGGGAATAATTTAATCATACTTACCAACAAATTCACTAGGTTACAGACCATATATACACAATCAGACTGTACTGCGGTCGATATTAACAGCCAGAATGGATTCATTGCCCTTTCCTTCCACAATAGGGTGCTCATCTACAAGCCCATTCATCAAATTATGCAGAATCCCAAGTGGACCCAATGTTGCCAGTTGTTCCATGATGACACGCCAGTAAACTGCCTAAGATGGTCTTCTGATAATGAGTTAGCCATTGGATctgattttctttctttttggaaaattaaGGATAATTTTGGTGTGTATCAACCTATTTTGCAGTGGAACCAAAAACAGCCTAAACCTGTTTATAATGTGATTATATCACAAGATTCGCAGCTGATAGTCAGTATTGGGAAGTACGACTGTAATGCTAAACTATGGAAGCGTGTTTCAATAGTCGGAGAACAAGCCATCTTTAACCTTACTATGTTGCCTCATCCGAAACCTATAACTGCAATGCGGTGGAAAAAAGAGCCAGACCAGGTGAGTAAAAACAACACTGCCTCTCATGCTCTTTATACGCTGTGTGAAGATAAAGTTCTGAGAATATGGTCTTGTTTTGAAATGGAGAAAAACCATACTGTGCAAATATGGGGTGAAGTGCCTCTTTCCCCCACGCAGAAGTTCTGCGTGATAATAGACAATTGGATCATTAGGCAAACTCTCAGTGTGAAAGACTCGGAAATCTTTGATATATCTGACTCAGACATTGTTATTCTGGGTTCAATGACTGGGGAAATGGAAGTTTTGGCTTTGAATAATCTTTCCCAAGATCCTCCAAAACCAATGACTAAAAAGACCATTTCCCATAAAAAAGTCAAGAAAGCAACTATGCTAAACGATACAAGATATTTGTACCTCCCCGAAATACAACCCTATGACAATGTGAAGGGcaaactttcttttctcgTCCACGATTTACAAGGTGTAATCAGACATTTACTAATCGACATTCTGCAGCTTATAAACAATAAAACCGAAGATCTGAGTGCCGCTTTAGAGCACAAATTTACGGGACATAACAAATCTGTGCAGAAGTTGGTAAGAAGCAGCGACGGCGAAGCTTTATTAACCACTTCGAGATTCTCAGAAAATGGCGTTTGGTACCCACAAAAGTTAAACCATGGGGTTTCACTGCGGTTACAAAATACAATACAAACAGAATCTCCCATAAAATTTGCAGTTGTACATGAGTTGGGTAAACAGGTCATCTGTCTTCTCGAAAATGGGGCTTTACAAGCCTGGGAATGTCCAACGAATCGTAAGGAGGACAGTGAACAGAAGCAATCATATTTACGTGTGGAAACGAGACTGAAagaggagaaaaaaatccatCCAATAGTTATGTTAAATACACCTGAGCCAAAGCATAGTCATGAGCGTCATTTCACCGCGTTAATATTCTCTGATGGTTCAATCAAAGCTTTTGAAGTCTCTTTAACACGTGgtatttttgaagtaaAGTCTGATTCATTAGATATCGATGGTGACGACATATACAAGATCTCCATTATTGACCCTGTACATCAAACTTTTGTGAGTAACAGGcctttgatttctttgattaCTAAAAAAGGTCTTACCAGAACGTATAAAGCCATCGTTAATTATAATGATAGGCATGTCCAATGGATCAAGGCATGTGAAATTAACACCGGAATAATGAATTGTACATGTATTAGAGGATCATCTACAGGTAAGTTATGTATTGTTAATTCTACTGGTAAAGTAATGTCACTATGGGACCTGAACAGGGGAGTTCTTGAATACGAAGAAACATTTCATAATCCTATCGAGGATATAGATTGGACAAGCACGGAATATGGCCAAAGCATTGTCTCTATCGGATTTACAGGATACGCTTTACTTTATACTCAATTAAGGTATGATTACACGAACAACACACCTAGTTACCTAcctattgaaaaaattgatatcACAGCACATACAGCTCATAATATAGGTGACTCCGTATGGATGAAAAATGGCACGTTTGTTGTTGCTTCCGGAAATCAATTTTACATCAAGGATAAATCTCTGGATTTGACTGATCCATTTACGTACCAATCAATTggttcaagaaaaattttatcaaatgaTATTCTCCATTTAAGTAGTGTTTTAAATGGTCCACTTCCAGTTTATCATCCACAATTTTTGATTCAAGCCATTTATGCGAATAAGTTACAACTTGTCAAGGAGCTGTTATTAAGATTGTTTTTAGCGTTAAGAAAATTAGACTTTGAATCGCAAGATGTATCTAATTTGGATTCCAATCTAGGAATGGATCCATTAAAGTACTTTATTGCTAAAGATAGAGACTATCCGGTCGAATCTTTCCCTGATCCATACCCCTGTTTCAATAAGACAGTGTCTCTAGCACTTACTGAGCAACTAACGAAAACAACTTTGCCTTATCTAACCCGCCACCAGCAGATCACGCTTATCACAGTCATTGAAGCAGTGGATGAAGTCACCAAAAATGAGAATATAGTAGATTACAACGGTGTTAGGTTCTTGTTGGGCGTGaagttatttttatcacataaaaatattcaaaaaagcaTATTGATGAGGGATGTGTCTTGGGCATTGCACTCAgacaataaagaaatattattatcttctaTTGACCGCCACATAACCTCATGGAATCGCGCTCGAGAATATAGAATAGCCTATTGGATTAAGGAGCAGGACTTGGTGAAGAAATTCGAGGATATTGCAAAATAtgaattttccaaagatgATAAGAGGGATCCAAGCCGTTGTgctattttttatcttgcgttgaagaaaaaacagatACTATTGAGCTTGTGGAAGATGGCTATTGGTCATCCTGAGCAGCAAAAGATGGTTAGATTTATCAGTAATGATTTCACTGTACCGAGGTGGAGAACGGCAGCACTCAAAAATGCTTTTGTTCTGCTAAGTAAGCATAGATATATGGATGCAgcagttttctttctcttaaCTGACTCTCTAAAAGATTGTGTCAACGTTCTTTGCAAGCAAGTGCATGATATGGATTTGGCAATCGGTGTATGTCGTGTTTATGAAGGTGATAATGGACCCGTGTTGGGAGAGCTATTGACAGCGCAAATGCTACCTGAAACAATAAAGGAGAATGATAGATGGAAAGCAAGTTTCATTTACTGGAAATTGAGAAAGCAGGAAGTGGCTATTAAAGCTTTGCTGACTGCTCCGATTGATTTAGAAAACAACTCAAGCATTGTTGATAAGGAAGTCTGTGTTAACAGATCATTCCTTGTTGAAGACCCTGCTTTGCTCTATCTATACAATCACCTGAGAAACAGAAACTTGAAGTATTTCATTGGATCTCTAAATGTTGAAGCAAAAATCGAGTGTACTCTGATCTTAAGAGTTACTGATATTCTTTGCCGAATGGGTTGCAATTACCTGGCGGTTTCACTTGTGAAGAATTGGAAGTTCATCGAAAGAAATTCCATACCAGTTCAGAAGCTATTAAAGAGCCCCACCAAGGATAGAGCATATTCTGCTATTGGCGCCATGGCGTCTGAACCAATTTCTACTGCTAGGATGAGGCCCAGTCTTTTTGATAAGTTTGGCTCGCCAAGTGCTTCAGATATAGAGTCACCTAATCCAAAGTTACCAAATAGCTTATTAGACGACTTCTTGCAACCACCACCAAATAGcacttcttcaaattcccTCGCTCaaagttcttcttctgcaCCTAGAAGTATACTGGATGAGTTCGTCTCTCCTTCATATTCTCAGCATAAAGAGAATTTAACTCCAAAAGCGCCAAACGACTCTGTGGGTGAAACAGACAACTCAGAAAATAGGAAAGATAAACTCTCTAAGGACATATTAGATGATCTTTCATCACAAAAGCCACagaagccaaaaaaatctgcTATTACCAAGAACTTACTAGATGACTTTGTATGa
- the PET191 gene encoding Pet191p (Protein required for assembly of cytochrome c oxidase; exists as an oligomer; described as both an integral mitochondrial inner membrane protein facing the intermembrane space (IMS) and as a soluble IMS protein; contains a twin Cx9C motif; imported into the IMS via the MIA import machinery), whose protein sequence is MVASCKDQKKAVAICLQRSPCVMIERHNPQECLDNPELNKDLPELCIAQMKAFLDCKRGIVDMTKRFTGNAPLSTGKYDQQYENLCKGKFDPREEMEKLKLLNSQQKD, encoded by the coding sequence ATGGTAGCTAGTTGTAAAGATCAGAAGAAGGCTGTCGCTATATGTTTGCAGAGATCGCCCTGTGTCATGATAGAGAGACATAACCCTCAAGAATGTCTTGACAATCCAGAGCTGAATAAGGATCTGCCCGAACTTTGTATTGCTCAGATGAAAGCATTTTTGGATTGTAAGCGAGGAATCGTCGACATGACTAAGCGGTTCACAGGTAACGCACCTCTGTCGACTGGCAAGTACGATCAACAGTACGAAAACTTGTGCAAAGGAAAGTTTGATCCGAGGGAGGAGATGGAAAAGCTAAAACTTCTGAACAGCCAGCAGAAGGACTGA